From the genome of Ptychodera flava strain L36383 chromosome 22, AS_Pfla_20210202, whole genome shotgun sequence, one region includes:
- the LOC139122921 gene encoding thioredoxin domain-containing protein 15-like, translating into MKGRMKGRMTRKRKFRMKKRKKSLINHVKGMPQLMQKPSHSRNKTQNDEEKPKYVCTHIELKENETASTKIINNTDLFQVLNRTNSTEGPCSVVLFYAPWCRFSAAVAPHINALGRAYPTLQVLAVDAIQFSGLNARFGTVAVPNILLFHNGKPVARFNQSVRTFDNFKSFIKNHTGVEADPSVEVTEEDYLGPIPSTPTVEPDYFLWFSTIFIFTFSCFIFKQKFGERIMERFRTWAEIHEHMD; encoded by the exons ATGAAGGGCAGGATGAAGGGACGGATGACCAGGAAGAGGAAATTCCGGATGAAGAAGCGGAAGAAGTCTTTGATAAACCATGTGAAAGGAATGCCACAGCTGATGCAGAAACCGTCACACAGCAGAAATAAGACGCAAAATGATGAGGAGAAACCTAAATATGTGTGTACACACATTGAATTGAAAGAAAACGAGACAGCGTCCACAAAAATTATAAACAACACGGACCTTTTCCAGGTTTTGAATAGGACAAATTCAACTGAGGGGCCATGTTCAGTTGTCCTGTTCTATGCTCCGTGGTGTCGTTTCAGTGCAGCTGTAGCTCCGCACATCAATGCCCTGGGAAGGGCTTATCCCACACTGCAGGTGCTTGCTGTTGATGCCATTCAGTTCAGTGG TTTAAATGCACGTTTTGGAACAGTAGCTGTGCCTAACATATTGCTCTTCCACAATGGCAAGCCAGTTGCCCGATTCAATCAGTCAGTCAGAACGTTTGACAACTTCAAGTCTTTTATAAAAAATCACACAG GAGTGGAAGCAGACCCATCAGTTGAAGTCACAGAAGAAGATTACCTCGGTCCAATTCCGAGCACACCGACCGTAGAACCAGATTATTTTCTCTGGTTCTCCACCATCTTCATTTTCACTTTCTCCTGCTTCATCTTCAAACAAAAATTTGGCGAAAGAATCATGGAGAGATTTCGGACCTGGGCAGAGATCCATGAACATATGGattag